From Topomyia yanbarensis strain Yona2022 chromosome 1, ASM3024719v1, whole genome shotgun sequence, one genomic window encodes:
- the LOC131676053 gene encoding uncharacterized protein LOC131676053 gives MTAPTIAQALVSGWISRFGVLTHITTDQGRQFMSALIAELVRTLGISHLRTTPYHPQSNGIIERWHRTLQAAILCHNPNRWTEHLPMILLGLRTVYKGDMRASPAEMVYGTTRRIPSEFLHENPGNNNRNSQMNFEMPCVCYDHLTRHGMEKVLSRNDKHYRVNINGWSVNISIDRLKPAYMLDDHQPSAPVSDRPAATTSEPQPARFTRSGRRVMTLLRYH, from the exons ATGACAGCGCCTACTATAGCTCAAGCCCTTGTCTCAGGCTGGATATCCCGCTTTGGTGTACTTACACACATCACCACGGACCAGGGACGCCAGTTCATGTCGGCACTCATTGCAGAATTGGTTCGAACGCTCGGAATAAGCCACCTACGGACTACGCCCTATCATCCCCAGTCAAATGGTATCATCGAGCGATGGCACCGAACTCTCCAGGCAGCCATCCTTTGCCACAACCCGAACCGTTGGACCGAACATCTTCCCATGATTCTACTCGGATTGCGTACCGTCTACAAAGGTGACATGCGTGCTTCGCCAGCAGAGATGGTGTATGGAACAACACGTCGCATACCGTCGGAGTTCTTGCACGAAAATCCCGGCAACAACAATCGGAATTCGCAAATGAACTTCGAGATGCCATGCGTATGCTACGACCACCTGACACGGCATGGCATGGAAAAG GTGCTTAGCCGAAACGACAAGCACTACCGAGTCAACATTAATGGTTGGAGCGTCAACATTTCAATCGACAGACTGAAACCAGCCTACATGCTCGACGATCACCAGCCATCAGCACCCGTTAGCGATCGTCCAGCTGCAACAACATCGGAGCCCCAACCGGCGAGATTCACTCGATCAGGACGACGAGTGATGACTCTACTTCGATACCACTAA